In the genome of Candidatus Izemoplasmatales bacterium, the window CGAGGGCGGAGCGGATCGCTTCTTCATCGAGCCGGACGCCGGCGGGAAGGCCTTCGACCGTCAGTCCGATCTCCGGGGCGTGCGAAGCGCCCGAGAAGGTGATTCTGATGTTCTTTCCGAAAGTGTTCAACGTATCAGCTCTTTCTCACAGCTTGAACTGCGATTTGACGATGACCGACGAACCGATGTCGACGACGTCGACGATCGAGAGGAGATCCTTGCGGTTCTTCTTGTCGCGGTTGACGTACATCTTGAGGTTCTCGATGTCGACCGGATCCGAGGTCGGAAGCCCGTACTTGCGCAGGCATTCGACGAGTTCGCGGCGGACTTCCGGATTGGAGACGATCATCACCATGCCGATCGCGATCGCCTCGCCGTGGAGATACTTCTTGTACTCATAGTACGCCTCGAGGGCATGGCCGTACGTGTGACCGAAGTTGAGCGAGCGGCGGACGCCTTCGTCGAACTCGTCGGCCTCGACGAAGCGACGCTTGATCTCCAGCGACTTGTAGATGAAATACTCCCAGTCGGCGGCGACGTCCTCGGTCCTGATCCGGTGGAAGAACTCCTTGTCGGCGATCATGCCGTACTTGATCATCTCCGCCATGCCGGCGGCGAGCTGGCGCCGGTCGAGGGTCTTCAGGACGGCCGGATCGATCAGGACCTTGACCGGTGC includes:
- the aroB gene encoding 3-dehydroquinate synthase codes for the protein MRQLQVKASARTYEVLIETGLLDRLSGHLDPDTFYVVVSDDHIPAAYVEKVTAACPNHIVIRFPEGEGSKSLAELGRIVDIMTDQCVRKDSCVIALGGGVTGDLAGFAAAVYLRGIPLIQIPTTLLAQIDSSVGGKVAIDTAKAKNAIGAIHAPVKVLIDPAVLKTLDRRQLAAGMAEMIKYGMIADKEFFHRIRTEDVAADWEYFIYKSLEIKRRFVEADEFDEGVRRSLNFGHTYGHALEAYYEYKKYLHGEAIAIGMVMIVSNPEVRRELVECLRKYGLPTSDPVDIENLKMYVNRDKKNRKDLLSIVDVVDIGSSVIVKSQFKL